The following coding sequences lie in one Acidobacteriota bacterium genomic window:
- the galT gene encoding galactose-1-phosphate uridylyltransferase, with translation MDAPDQSLLAGPHRRYNPLLDEWVLVSPHRLARPWLGHVEPAQDEEAPSYDPACYLCPGNARANGKPNPSYATTFAFDNDFPALVDAGHETSDVTDRAQRPDCGGLDGLLVAEPQPGRCRVLCFSPRHDITIARMTTDGIRAVVDAWADEVERASRLEFVHYVQVFENKGAAMGCSNPHPHCQVWASAAVPNQPARKLAMQDRYLAAHGGRDLLGDYLARELNDGVRVVCRND, from the coding sequence ATGGATGCGCCTGACCAATCGCTGCTGGCGGGGCCGCACCGGCGGTACAACCCGCTACTAGACGAATGGGTGCTCGTGTCGCCGCACCGTCTCGCCCGCCCGTGGCTCGGCCACGTGGAACCGGCGCAGGACGAGGAGGCGCCGTCCTACGATCCCGCCTGCTACCTGTGCCCGGGTAACGCCAGGGCGAACGGCAAACCGAACCCGTCATACGCTACGACGTTCGCTTTCGACAACGACTTCCCGGCGCTGGTCGACGCCGGCCACGAGACAAGCGACGTCACTGATCGGGCCCAGAGACCCGATTGCGGCGGGCTGGATGGCCTGCTCGTCGCCGAGCCCCAACCCGGTCGCTGTCGCGTGCTGTGTTTCTCGCCGCGCCACGACATCACGATCGCGCGCATGACGACCGATGGCATCCGGGCCGTTGTCGATGCCTGGGCCGACGAGGTCGAGCGGGCAAGTCGCCTTGAGTTTGTGCACTACGTTCAGGTGTTCGAAAACAAGGGCGCCGCCATGGGCTGCAGCAATCCCCATCCGCACTGCCAGGTGTGGGCGTCGGCGGCCGTTCCGAATCAGCCCGCCAGGAAACTGGCGATGCAGGACAGGTACCTCGCCGCGCATGGTGGCCGGGACCTGCTCGGCGACTACCTTGCGCGGGAACTCAATGACGGCGTCCGCGTGGTCTGCCGCAACGAC